The Pseudomonas sp. TH06 genome has a window encoding:
- the aguB gene encoding N-carbamoylputrescine amidase yields MSRIVTVAATQMACSWDLQANLEIAERLVREAAATGAQIILIQELFEAPYFCQKPNPDYLQLATTVEENVAIKHFQKIAKELQVVLPISFYELAGRARFNSIAIIDADGSNLGIYRKSHIPDGPGYHEKYYFNPGDTGFKVWNTRYAKIGVGICWDQWFPEAARAMALQGAEILFYPTAIGSEPHDKTISSRDHWQRVQQGHAGANLMPLIASNRIGNEEQDGYDITFYGSSFIANQFGEKVQELNKTEEGILVHTFNLDELEHIRSAWGSFRDRRPNLYGALKTLDGSLES; encoded by the coding sequence ATGAGCCGTATCGTTACCGTCGCCGCCACTCAGATGGCCTGTTCCTGGGATCTGCAAGCCAACCTCGAAATCGCGGAAAGGCTGGTGCGTGAAGCCGCCGCCACAGGCGCGCAGATCATCCTGATCCAGGAGTTGTTCGAGGCGCCGTACTTCTGCCAGAAGCCGAACCCGGACTATCTGCAACTGGCGACGACGGTGGAAGAAAACGTCGCGATCAAGCATTTCCAGAAAATCGCCAAAGAGCTGCAGGTGGTACTGCCGATCAGCTTCTACGAACTGGCCGGCCGTGCGCGTTTCAACAGCATCGCGATCATTGATGCTGACGGCAGCAACCTCGGGATTTATCGTAAAAGCCATATCCCGGACGGCCCGGGCTACCACGAGAAGTACTACTTCAACCCGGGCGACACCGGTTTCAAAGTGTGGAACACCCGTTACGCGAAAATCGGCGTCGGCATCTGCTGGGATCAGTGGTTCCCGGAAGCGGCGCGTGCGATGGCGTTGCAAGGTGCGGAAATCCTTTTCTATCCAACTGCAATCGGCAGCGAGCCGCACGACAAGACCATCTCGTCGCGCGATCACTGGCAGCGCGTGCAGCAGGGCCATGCCGGCGCCAACCTGATGCCGTTGATCGCCAGCAACCGCATCGGCAACGAAGAACAGGACGGCTACGACATCACGTTCTACGGTTCGTCGTTCATTGCCAACCAGTTCGGTGAAAAAGTGCAGGAGCTGAATAAAACCGAAGAAGGTATTCTTGTGCACACTTTCAACCTCGACGAGCTCGAACATATTCGCAGCGCGTGGGGTTCATTCCGTGACCGCCGGCCGAACCTGTACGG
- a CDS encoding aminotransferase, which yields MPLATLIHRASLPSPQVSAEQAQQWLAEHYGLSGTLQALGSQQDLNYRVDSARGRFVLKICRGDYALVELQAQHAGLKYLAEHSQVNVPRVIAANNGEDLLSLEVDGEAVHVRLLDYIEGQSLTHLDHLGNTVVAGFGRLCGEMDLALAGFEHPGLERTLQWDARHASALISHLLPVIKDEQQRALIADAAEQAERRLQPLLDKLPVQAIHMDITDDNVVWQRDAQRHWQLQGVIDFGDLIRTWRITDLSVTCAALLHHAGGDPFVILPAVQAYHSVNPLQREELQALWPLIVARAAVLVLSGEQQVSIDPGNAYSRDNLTHEWEIFRVATSVPLALMEAAIVTAVGQTLPTINGEGFAPLLPGLVGREFALIDLGVLSPHFEAGNWEQAGIDQRLLTEAAAAHGLAASRYGQYRLSRTRPDSAEESETFPLHVELRVPTGTTVEAPFAGVLHQSADGVLQLDGPQLSVRLWGVAPSLHSGAALVKGQVLGAVSGPLIVQLSRGAQLHAPLFCTPTRAPAWQALCPSPAALLGLACDAEPELDAKTLLERRDASFARTQKHYYVDPPRIERGWRNHLIDMQGRSYLDMLNNVAVLGHGHPRMAAVAARQWSLLNTNSRFNYAAVAEFSERLLKLAPQGMDRVFLVNSGSEANDLAIRLAWAYSGGRDMISVLEAYHGWTVGADAVSTSIADNPKALESRPDWVHPVPAPNMYRGEFRGLDSAPDYVRSVEHHLAKIAEQKRQLAGFICEPVYGNAGGISLPPGYLQAVYAKVRAQGGVCIADEVQVGYGRMGHFFWGFEEQGVVPDIITMAKGMGNGQPLGAVITRREIAEALEAEGYFFSSAGGSPVSCQIGMAVLDVMEEEKLWENAQVVGGHFKARLEALIDKHPLVGAVHGSGFYLGLELIRNRQTLEPATEETALLCDRLRELGIFMQPTGDDLNILKIKPPMVTSRRSVDFFVDMLDRVLIEGL from the coding sequence ATGCCGCTCGCCACGTTGATTCATCGCGCCAGTTTGCCCAGTCCGCAGGTTTCTGCCGAGCAGGCCCAGCAATGGCTGGCAGAGCATTACGGGCTCAGCGGCACGTTGCAGGCGCTTGGTAGCCAGCAGGATCTCAACTACCGCGTCGACAGTGCGCGCGGGCGATTTGTCCTGAAAATCTGTCGTGGCGATTACGCTCTCGTTGAATTGCAGGCCCAGCACGCCGGGCTGAAATATCTGGCCGAACATTCTCAGGTAAATGTGCCACGGGTGATTGCGGCCAATAACGGCGAGGATTTGCTGTCGCTGGAAGTCGACGGTGAAGCGGTGCATGTGCGGCTGCTGGATTACATCGAAGGCCAGTCGCTGACTCATCTCGATCATTTGGGCAACACAGTAGTGGCCGGGTTTGGCCGGCTCTGTGGCGAGATGGATCTGGCGCTGGCCGGCTTCGAGCATCCGGGTCTTGAGCGCACGCTGCAGTGGGACGCACGCCATGCCAGTGCATTGATCAGTCATCTGCTGCCGGTGATCAAGGATGAGCAGCAACGTGCGCTGATTGCCGATGCCGCCGAACAGGCCGAGCGTCGCTTGCAGCCCTTGCTCGACAAACTGCCGGTGCAGGCCATCCACATGGACATCACCGATGACAACGTAGTCTGGCAGCGCGACGCCCAGCGTCACTGGCAATTGCAGGGTGTCATCGATTTTGGCGATCTGATACGCACGTGGCGCATCACCGATCTGTCAGTGACTTGCGCGGCATTGCTGCATCACGCCGGCGGTGATCCATTCGTGATTTTGCCGGCGGTTCAGGCTTATCACTCGGTCAATCCGCTGCAACGCGAAGAACTGCAAGCGCTGTGGCCATTGATCGTCGCGCGTGCAGCGGTGCTGGTGCTCAGTGGCGAGCAGCAGGTCAGCATCGACCCAGGCAATGCCTATAGCCGCGACAATCTCACCCACGAGTGGGAGATTTTCCGTGTCGCGACATCGGTGCCACTGGCGTTGATGGAGGCGGCGATCGTGACGGCGGTGGGGCAGACTTTGCCGACGATCAACGGCGAAGGTTTTGCGCCCTTGCTTCCGGGTCTGGTCGGGCGCGAATTTGCGCTGATCGACCTTGGCGTTCTCAGTCCACATTTCGAGGCCGGCAACTGGGAGCAGGCAGGCATCGATCAGCGTCTGCTGACCGAAGCGGCGGCGGCCCATGGCCTGGCGGCGAGCCGTTACGGTCAGTACCGTTTGTCACGCACCCGGCCGGACAGCGCCGAGGAATCGGAGACCTTCCCGTTGCACGTTGAATTGCGCGTGCCCACCGGCACAACGGTCGAAGCGCCGTTTGCCGGTGTGCTGCATCAATCGGCGGACGGCGTGCTGCAACTTGATGGCCCGCAGCTCAGTGTGCGCCTGTGGGGCGTGGCGCCTTCGCTGCACAGCGGCGCGGCGCTGGTCAAAGGTCAGGTGCTGGGCGCGGTCAGCGGGCCGTTGATCGTGCAGTTGAGCCGAGGCGCGCAACTGCACGCGCCGCTGTTCTGCACGCCCACCCGTGCCCCGGCGTGGCAGGCACTGTGCCCATCGCCCGCCGCGTTGTTAGGGCTGGCCTGCGATGCCGAGCCGGAGCTGGACGCGAAAACCCTGCTCGAACGCCGCGATGCCAGTTTCGCCCGCACGCAGAAACACTATTACGTCGACCCGCCGCGCATCGAACGCGGCTGGCGCAATCACCTGATCGACATGCAGGGCCGCTCCTATCTCGACATGCTCAACAACGTCGCGGTGCTCGGTCACGGTCACCCGCGCATGGCTGCAGTCGCGGCGCGGCAGTGGTCGTTGCTCAACACCAACTCGCGCTTCAACTATGCGGCGGTCGCCGAGTTTTCCGAGCGCTTGTTGAAGCTTGCGCCGCAAGGCATGGACCGGGTGTTTCTGGTCAACAGCGGCAGCGAGGCCAATGACCTGGCGATTCGTCTGGCGTGGGCCTACAGCGGCGGGCGCGACATGATCAGCGTGCTGGAGGCCTATCACGGCTGGACGGTCGGCGCCGATGCAGTATCGACGTCGATTGCCGACAACCCGAAAGCCCTCGAAAGTCGCCCGGACTGGGTGCATCCAGTTCCGGCGCCGAACATGTATCGCGGTGAATTCCGTGGCCTCGATTCAGCGCCGGACTACGTGCGCAGTGTCGAGCATCATCTGGCAAAAATCGCCGAGCAGAAACGTCAACTGGCCGGGTTCATCTGCGAACCGGTGTACGGCAATGCCGGTGGTATTTCGCTGCCTCCGGGTTATCTGCAAGCGGTCTATGCGAAGGTCCGCGCGCAGGGCGGCGTGTGTATTGCCGATGAAGTGCAGGTCGGTTACGGGCGCATGGGCCATTTTTTCTGGGGCTTCGAAGAGCAAGGCGTGGTCCCGGACATCATCACCATGGCCAAAGGCATGGGTAACGGCCAGCCACTGGGTGCAGTCATCACCCGCCGGGAGATCGCCGAAGCGCTGGAGGCGGAAGGCTACTTCTTCTCCTCGGCTGGCGGCAGTCCGGTGAGCTGTCAGATCGGCATGGCGGTGCTGGATGTCATGGAAGAAGAGAAACTCTGGGAAAACGCGCAGGTGGTCGGTGGCCACTTCAAGGCGCGACTCGAAGCGTTGATCGATAAACATCCGCTGGTGGGCGCGGTGCACGGTTCCGGGTTCTATCTCGGGCTGGAGTTGATTCGCAATCGCCAGACGCTGGAGCCGGCGACCGAGGAGACTGCGTTGCTCTGCGATCGCCTGCGCGAGCTGGGCATTTTCATGCAGCCGACCGGCGATGACTTGAACATCCTCAAGATCAAACCGCCGATGGTGACCTCGCGCCGAAGTGTCGACTTCTTTGTCGACATGCTTGATCGGGTGCTCATCGAAGGCCTGTAA
- the rfbC gene encoding dTDP-4-dehydrorhamnose 3,5-epimerase has protein sequence MNVITTDLPGVLIIEPKVFGDERGFFYESFNAKSFQDATGLDTQFVQDNHSRSQKGVLRGLHYQLQNTQGKLVRVTVGEVLDVAVDIRRSSPHFGKSVAVRLSAENHRQLWVPEGFAHGFVVLSEFAEFLYKTTNYYDPSSERSIRWDDPALGIDWQLDEAPKLSAKDQAAALLKDADVFA, from the coding sequence ATGAATGTAATCACCACCGATTTGCCCGGTGTTCTGATCATCGAACCGAAGGTGTTTGGTGACGAGCGCGGTTTCTTCTACGAGAGTTTCAACGCCAAGTCCTTCCAGGACGCCACCGGCCTGGACACTCAATTCGTTCAGGACAACCATTCGCGCTCGCAAAAAGGCGTGCTGCGTGGCCTGCATTACCAACTGCAAAACACCCAGGGCAAACTGGTACGCGTGACTGTCGGCGAAGTGCTCGATGTGGCCGTGGACATCCGCCGCAGCTCACCGCACTTCGGCAAGTCGGTGGCCGTGCGTCTGTCGGCGGAAAACCACCGTCAACTGTGGGTGCCGGAAGGTTTCGCCCACGGCTTCGTGGTGTTGAGCGAGTTCGCTGAGTTCCTCTACAAGACCACCAACTATTACGACCCTTCGTCCGAGCGCAGCATTCGCTGGGACGACCCTGCTTTGGGTATCGACTGGCAGTTGGACGAAGCGCCGAAGCTGTCGGCCAAGGATCAGGCAGCGGCGCTGCTCAAGGACGCTGACGTCTTCGCCTGA
- a CDS encoding ATP-binding protein yields MKPSLPRRPRWRSLALLALCLAPLLWPLEHLAERYYRSELAGQNRQTLDLYVANLLGTLHRYEVLPQILGDLPALRAVLGAPDDGVTQGNANRLLKNISAQTGAEVMYLMDTTGQTLAASNWDKHDSFVGRNFSFRPYFSEAMAGRLGRFFGLGTTSAKRGYFFAAAVRNGEKIIGVLVIKVDLDHTESLWGKTPEQLLVTDHNGVVILTSRPEWRFRSTRVLSDAERSAITAIQPYPTREPRPLSLSPDAWLTQTHDIAETGWSVSILAPRTLIDRPVRTVVAIGGATLLVVMLLLGLMMQRRRHYLERIAFEAKARRELEGRVAERTSDLEGLNRRLKQEVLEREQAQQELVRAQDDLVQAGKLSALGTMSASISHELNQPLAAIRSYAENAEVLLDHQRTDDARGNLKLISELTGRMASIIAHLRAFARRDRHAPESVALQPALDDALALLAKRRRSMEVELIRDLPAATLWVEAGETRLRQVLGNLLANALDALTEKGPPRKLWLSAESTAEGVNLYIRDNGPGFCMEALGRASEPFYTTKTRTQGLGLGLAICETLMRAFGGELSFANHKQGGALITLRLRAGAPGVSLQPSEDRSA; encoded by the coding sequence ATGAAACCATCTCTCCCCCGCAGACCTCGCTGGCGCAGCCTCGCCCTGCTGGCCCTGTGTCTGGCGCCGCTGCTGTGGCCTCTGGAACATCTGGCCGAGCGCTATTACCGCAGCGAACTGGCCGGGCAGAACCGCCAGACGCTCGACCTGTACGTCGCTAACCTGCTGGGCACCCTGCACCGCTATGAAGTGTTGCCGCAGATCCTCGGCGACTTGCCGGCCCTGCGCGCGGTACTCGGCGCGCCGGACGATGGCGTCACCCAAGGCAATGCCAACCGCCTGCTGAAAAACATCAGTGCGCAGACCGGCGCCGAAGTCATGTACCTGATGGACACCACCGGGCAAACCCTGGCGGCGTCGAACTGGGACAAACACGACAGCTTCGTCGGCCGCAATTTCTCGTTCCGTCCGTATTTCAGCGAAGCCATGGCCGGGCGCCTCGGACGCTTCTTCGGTCTTGGCACGACGTCTGCCAAACGCGGTTACTTCTTCGCCGCCGCCGTGCGCAACGGCGAAAAAATCATCGGTGTGCTGGTGATCAAGGTCGACCTCGACCATACCGAAAGTCTGTGGGGCAAAACCCCGGAACAACTGCTGGTGACCGACCATAACGGCGTGGTCATCCTCACCTCGCGTCCGGAATGGCGATTCCGTTCGACACGCGTCTTGAGTGACGCCGAGCGCTCGGCGATCACCGCGATCCAGCCTTACCCGACCCGCGAACCGCGTCCGCTGAGTCTCAGCCCCGATGCCTGGCTGACCCAGACCCACGACATCGCTGAAACCGGCTGGAGCGTCAGCATCCTTGCTCCGCGCACGCTGATCGACCGACCGGTGCGCACCGTGGTGGCGATCGGCGGCGCGACGCTGTTAGTGGTGATGCTGTTGCTCGGTCTGATGATGCAGCGCCGCCGCCACTATCTGGAACGCATCGCCTTCGAAGCCAAGGCGCGACGGGAGCTGGAAGGTCGGGTGGCCGAACGCACCAGCGACCTCGAGGGCCTCAACCGTCGCCTGAAACAGGAAGTGCTGGAGCGCGAACAGGCCCAACAGGAACTGGTGCGTGCCCAGGATGATCTGGTGCAGGCCGGCAAACTCTCAGCACTGGGCACGATGTCGGCGAGCATCAGTCACGAACTCAATCAACCGCTGGCGGCGATTCGCAGCTACGCAGAAAACGCCGAAGTGCTGCTCGATCATCAGCGCACCGACGACGCGCGTGGCAACCTCAAACTGATCAGCGAACTGACCGGGCGCATGGCCTCGATCATCGCCCATCTGCGCGCCTTCGCTCGCCGCGATCGCCACGCGCCGGAAAGCGTCGCCCTGCAACCGGCGCTGGACGATGCACTGGCCTTGCTGGCCAAACGTCGCCGCAGCATGGAGGTCGAGCTGATTCGCGATCTGCCCGCTGCCACGTTGTGGGTCGAGGCCGGCGAAACCCGCTTGCGCCAGGTGCTCGGCAACCTCCTGGCCAACGCCCTCGACGCTCTCACCGAAAAAGGCCCGCCGCGCAAATTGTGGCTGAGTGCCGAATCCACCGCCGAGGGCGTCAATCTGTACATTCGCGACAACGGCCCGGGGTTCTGCATGGAAGCCCTCGGCCGCGCCAGCGAGCCTTTCTATACCACCAAGACCCGCACGCAAGGCCTTGGTTTGGGATTGGCCATTTGTGAAACGCTGATGCGCGCCTTCGGTGGTGAACTGTCGTTCGCCAACCACAAGCAGGGCGGCGCCTTGATTACCCTGCGGCTGCGCGCCGGTGCGCCCGGGGTCAGCCTGCAACCGTCCGAGGATCGAAGTGCATGA
- a CDS encoding sigma-54 dependent transcriptional regulator, protein MTIDNRIQVVLIDDDPHLRQALGQTLDLAGLKILQLSEAKGLAAQLERDWPGVVVSDIRMPGMDGLELLSELHAQDPELPVLLITGHGDVPLAVQAMRAGAYDFLEKPFASDALLDSVRRALALRRLVLDNRSLRLALSDRNELSARLVGHSTPMLRLREQIGALAATKADVLILGETGAGKEVVARALHDLSSRRNGPFVAINAGALAESVVESELFGHEPGAFTGAQKRRIGKFEFANGGTLFLDEIESMSMDVQVKLLRMLQERVVERLGGNQLIPLDIRVIAATKEDLRQAADQGRFRADLYYRLNVAPLRIPPLRERGEDALVLFQHYADEASARHGLPPHELQPAQRALLLRHTWPGNVRELQNAAERFALGLELALDNSGADGAATVEVIGGGLSEQVENFERSLIAAELARSHSSVRSLAEALGIPRKTLHDKLRKHGLNFGDSSHGEENE, encoded by the coding sequence ATGACCATCGACAATCGCATTCAGGTGGTGTTGATCGACGACGATCCGCACCTGCGTCAGGCCCTCGGCCAGACACTGGATCTGGCCGGCCTGAAAATTCTTCAGTTGTCCGAAGCCAAAGGCCTGGCCGCGCAACTGGAGCGTGACTGGCCCGGCGTGGTGGTCAGTGACATTCGCATGCCGGGCATGGACGGTCTGGAACTGTTGAGCGAGTTGCACGCCCAGGACCCCGAACTGCCGGTGCTGCTGATCACTGGCCACGGCGATGTGCCGCTGGCCGTACAGGCCATGCGCGCAGGCGCCTACGACTTCCTCGAAAAACCCTTCGCCAGCGACGCCCTGCTCGACAGCGTGCGCCGCGCCCTGGCCTTGCGCCGCTTGGTGCTGGATAACCGCAGCCTGCGTCTGGCCCTCAGCGACCGCAATGAACTGAGCGCGCGATTGGTCGGCCACTCGACCCCAATGTTGCGATTGCGTGAGCAGATCGGTGCGTTGGCGGCGACCAAGGCTGACGTGCTGATTCTCGGCGAAACCGGCGCCGGCAAAGAGGTGGTCGCCCGTGCATTGCACGACTTGTCGAGCCGCCGCAACGGCCCGTTCGTGGCGATCAACGCCGGTGCGCTGGCTGAATCGGTGGTGGAAAGCGAACTGTTCGGCCACGAACCCGGTGCGTTCACCGGCGCGCAAAAACGCCGGATCGGCAAGTTTGAATTCGCCAATGGCGGCACGCTGTTCCTGGATGAAATCGAAAGCATGAGCATGGACGTGCAAGTGAAGTTGCTGCGCATGCTGCAGGAGCGCGTCGTCGAACGCCTGGGCGGCAATCAACTGATCCCGCTGGACATCCGCGTGATCGCCGCGACCAAGGAAGACTTGCGTCAAGCCGCCGATCAGGGCCGTTTCCGCGCCGACTTGTATTACCGCCTCAATGTCGCGCCGCTGCGCATTCCACCGCTGCGCGAACGTGGCGAAGATGCGCTGGTGCTGTTTCAGCACTACGCCGATGAAGCCAGCGCCCGTCACGGTTTGCCGCCCCATGAATTGCAACCGGCACAACGCGCCTTGCTGTTGCGCCACACCTGGCCGGGCAACGTCCGCGAATTGCAGAACGCCGCCGAGCGTTTCGCCCTCGGCCTGGAACTGGCGCTGGACAACAGTGGAGCCGACGGCGCTGCTACCGTGGAAGTCATCGGCGGCGGGCTCAGCGAGCAAGTGGAAAACTTCGAGAGGTCGTTGATTGCCGCTGAACTGGCGCGCTCCCACAGCTCCGTGCGCAGCCTCGCCGAAGCGCTGGGCATTCCGCGCAAGACCTTGCACGACAAGTTGCGCAAGCATGGCCTCAACTTTGGCGACAGCAGCCATGGGGAAGAGAACGAATGA
- a CDS encoding thioesterase domain-containing protein, which produces MTDHSQYLESVLHHDIPLTRDMGLKVLDWREQQLSLHLPLDPNVNHKSTMFGGSLYCGAVLAGWGWLHLRLKEEGIKDGHIVIQEGQISYPLPVTGDATAICSAPSAATWKKFLAMYQRYGRARLTLNTRIVNAGSDEDAVRFSGQYVLHR; this is translated from the coding sequence ATGACCGATCACAGCCAATATCTGGAGTCCGTTCTCCATCACGACATCCCCCTGACCCGGGACATGGGCCTGAAAGTGCTCGACTGGCGGGAACAGCAGTTGAGTCTGCACTTGCCGCTGGATCCCAACGTCAATCACAAGAGCACCATGTTCGGCGGCAGCCTCTACTGCGGCGCGGTGCTGGCCGGTTGGGGCTGGTTGCATTTGCGCCTGAAGGAAGAAGGGATCAAGGACGGGCACATCGTCATTCAGGAGGGACAGATCAGCTACCCACTGCCGGTGACGGGAGATGCCACGGCGATTTGCTCGGCACCAAGTGCGGCGACGTGGAAAAAATTTCTGGCGATGTACCAGCGCTATGGGCGGGCGCGGCTGACGCTGAATACGCGGATTGTGAATGCGGGCAGTGATGAGGATGCGGTGAGGTTTAGCGGGCAGTACGTTCTGCACCGATAA